ATGGTGACGAATTTGTCAGCGCCCTGCTGTGCGGTTTCGTGCCTGACGCTACTGTAGAGAGTTCAGTAGCGTGCCCATGCCCTCGGGGGCTCTGGCCTCAAGGCGTGCACTGGTCATTACCCGCAGTTCCGGGGCCCAGTGCACATGAAACCCGGCTGCCATCAGCGCCTGAATCAGCCGGACGTCCTCATGCGCGCTGAGGGGGGCAAAGCCCCCGACGGCGCGATAGGCATCGGCGCTGACCCCCATGTTGGCGCCGTGAATGTGCCGGTTTGCGGTGACCAGCCGGCGTTCGGCGAGATAGCGCTGACGCAGCGCCCGCGGCATGTCGTCCCAGCCATCCAGTCGCACGCTGCCACAGATCACATCACCTGGACTGGCAAGCTGTACCGAGAGCCAATCGGCACTGACACGACTATC
This DNA window, taken from Kushneria phosphatilytica, encodes the following:
- a CDS encoding glycosyltransferase, encoding MIGIVVPAHNEQALLDDCLLALIRAAMHPALLGEAVRIMVVLDACSDASARVVAAHEGVMTLEMNDGNVGRARHAGALQLLEAGARWLAFTDADSRVSADWLSVQLASPGDVICGSVRLDGWDDMPRALRQRYLAERRLVTANRHIHGANMGVSADAYRAVGGFAPLSAHEDVRLIQALMAAGFHVHWAPELRVMTSARLEARAPEGMGTLLNSLQ